A segment of the Takifugu flavidus isolate HTHZ2018 chromosome 7, ASM371156v2, whole genome shotgun sequence genome:
GCTGAACAAACAGCATCTCTTATTTCTGACAAGTCACCAGGCATAAAACTTCTGtgggagaggaaaagaagaggtAAGGGAAAGGATGAAAGGGCATCTTCTAGACCTCAGGAGAGgagtgaataaaaaaataaaccctaaAAAGTAACATAAATAAACATAGAGTAGGGTGTGAATGGCCCTGTTGATGCAAAGTCAGCCTCCATTCCAGTAAGAGAATGTTGACTGATTTACACAGCTATGTTTAACTTAGCACAAGGCGTCCTTTATTAGAGCCGGCTGATATTTCAGGACATATTCAACTACAAAACCAAGCAGTCATGACCTTTGCTAAAGTCTTGGCAAGACCTTGCCCCGGTAACCATGACGACTGCCCTCCATGACTTCATAAAATTAATAGCAGCTTTCAAAATTAGTTTATTTCTAAGACTGCACAAGTACAATGATTTGACCTTGGTTAAAAGGAGCTGGAAATCGATCTCTGAAGGCCCCTTTTTTATTGTTAAAGCTCTATTATGTGGCCAGAGTTAATGCAACACACATTCTAATTTTCCAATCTATTATTGTCAATAAAAACTTGGATCGTGTACTCAACGGTTTTTCCATATGCATTAGGGTCAGCTATAAAAAGAAAGGGCAGAAAAGTGAGTCATTTCACTGATTTAGTCGTTAAACCAGAACCCAGTCATAGTTAACACATTTTGTCTCCAAAGAGCGATTTAGCGCCAAGCTAATAGCTGTTAAAAAATCATTTAGAAAAGTTATCTATGGAAAAGTCCCCGAGGGCACAGCGCTCTTCAGCCTGACCTCTCATAAACAATAAAGGACTGGCTCCTTGACACCTTGACGTTTAACACATCTTGTCCCTAAAAGAGTTCTCAAAATGTTCTGTCAGAGCAGCTGATGATTATCTGGTCAGAACAGCAGATATTCTTTCATTCCTTCCTATATGATCATCACAGACTATTTAGAAGGGTAGTTATGATGTTGTGTAGTACGACTCTCATtccacacaaataaataaataaaaaaaataagacagacaaacagataaaTGATAAAACCTAGAAATCTGTAGGTTTTAAACAATCTTGGACTTAAGTAGCATATTGTCTCGTGTCAGATATTTTCTAATTCTAAACTTTCTGATAACCTAGTTGCACGTTGCAACCAAGAGCTCTGATAATGCACCATTTTCCCGTATTTCCCACCGTCTGCTGCATTGAAGTAATATAGatcacacacatccaccctGCCCATTCCCCAGACTGCCACAGGTTCGGATGTCACGCAGTACTAGCAGATGGAAACATTCCTAGCTCAGAAATTTAGGGCATTCCAGCCCCCATGAAAAGAATAGTGAGGTATTATTTTTCAAAAGGACTTTACAGTGTGCGCTTCAGAATttgaaatgggttttttttgcaagtATTAAGCTTGATTTTGAGACAGAGTGCTAGAAATTTCCATTGATGATGACAGAATCCATGACAAGCCCAGGTACAGGGAGACAAGCCAGCACTCTCAAAGTCTGTCCACTGTAGCTAGCTGTCACAAAACTCACTACAATCTATGTGGAAAGATGTCCGGGGAAGGAAAAGTATTGAGGAGCTGTGCAGAAGCGAATGTCATCCCATATTTGGGCGGCGGGGCAAAATACTCTGACCCAACTCAACTTAGACAAACTCTCAGCCaagcaacacagcagcagggatCTTAAAAAGTACTCACAACGGCATATTAATAATATTTCTGTTTGGGTCTGTTAGAAATATAGGTCAGCCAGGACATTTTgacatcatttttttcctctttttcacttCACGTCGGCTCATGAGGCTACAGGACCTCCACAATCGCGCTACTGTCAGCTGTGGGCGCACGGTGTCAAGCAGCATTATCTGGCAGAAGATAAATGTTGACAAGTGGGAAGATAAAtggaagaggggggaaagaaaacacCTTCCGAAGAAAAATGGTACGAATTCTGCATTGTTGTGAGCCATTAATCTCTCTCCACTAGTTGCGTTTTTACCCCGTCAATATAAAAACTCTACTCATATTCCGGCTGCTGACGTGTCACAACTCTGACGGATCTTCGAAAGATTCTGCTCTTCGTGATGCCATAGGAGGAAACGCATCACGGCATACCTGCCAATGTCACTCTGCAGGAATTTACAACTCAGTGATGTCAAtcataaaaagaagaaatccaaTCCCAACCTGCTGAATGAATTAGTCGCGTCAACATGACGCCTGAGCAACGACAAGATTCTGACACACTTGTCCCCAAACCTTAGACTCACATTTATCCCCTCTGATCAATTCAAAAAGGTTTGCTTCAATAGACACCTTTATCTTTTAACGTACAGTGTTTATAAGTAAAGGGAAACTCTTGCACCGTATAATGAGGATGTCAAATGTTAAAAAAGTAAATCTTACCTCACAGAATTAGCCTTCCTCCCCTCTGCCTTCATGAATACTTTCACATGATCAACTGGAGCCTGCACATATATTTTTAACCTGAAACAGAAATTAGGGCAGAAGACATTAGATGCACACGCAGTTACTATGAAGGTTTAAACATAAATAGTTTAATGTATAGGTCAGATCTAATCACGGCATCGCTTATGGCTGGGTCAGTTGTAACATCATTTATCATTATACATTAGATTGGAGATACACCAAATAGAGTTCAATTTGAAACCATATTTGAATTGACACGCACGTACAGCAGATGACAAAACCTCAAAGTGGACGTTTTATTCAAAGATGAGCTGAAAATGATGACTAACAaggaatgaggggaaaaaaacttaGTGTCCTTGATAGTTTTACCTGTGCTCATTGTCTTCTGTGTCTGGACACTGTACAGACTGTCTCTAACAGGAATATTCCCTTAATATGCTGGTGCCAAACTCAATTACAGCTCTGGTctgtcacacaggtgacctgaTACAGTCAAATCAGTCACGAATGGTGATGACCCAGATTTCTGGAATAAGATGGTGTGAACAGCAATTAAAAATACACTGTGTCAACAGGAGAGGCCCTGGTTCTCCTCTGTGCAACAACGATGGGATTGATAATCAGCTACTCTCCTGGGAAACAGACAAGTTCCCACTCAGAGTTCCCACTCAGTGGCAGAAAAAGCAGGACTGGCAGATGGAAAGAATTTCAATCGCGCTCACTTCTGACGTGTCACAGGGTCGGACTCTGTTGGATGGATGTAAGGGGTCAGGATCTGCTCCAAGGTTTTCTTATCAGAAACCCTGAAACAAGAAAGCAGAGTAAAAGTattaatctaaaaaaaacattagatAATGTCAGCCTGTTTGATAGTGAATCATTAGAGCCAAACTTTGAAtctgtatttattattatttgtccTGTCAACACAATGTTAATGACCCCGCCACACAAGTCTCCAAATGTTGGCGTGAAACTCACCTCCTCTGGCTGAACTCGGTGTTGCTCTGAGGAAAAACGAGCTTCAAGTGCCACAGGAATATTTTCTCTCTAAACgggacaacaacaacaaaaaaaaaggatttgatTTCAGCTTATCGGCGCGAGCGTTCGTCAACACGGACGGCTGAGGTCATCGCCGGAGTCGCCTCTGCGGGAAAACACAGCCGCCAATGTTTCATTtctaggaaaaaaaaacatggagtCAACCTGTAATCGGTCCAAAACAATATGCCTGGCAGCTTGCAAAATGCTGTCCATCTGTGTGCTTACATGAgcatggttgccatggagaccgTGACATATACACGCAATACAAGGACACCAGCTGGTGGATATCAAATAATGATCAAGTGTGCTGGGATCATGCTTCGAGCGGTAACTTAACGGTGCAGAGGGTTTGGGGAGTTGCTGAGCATGTGCTACAACCAAACATGAATCATGTCTACAGATGTTCATATTTAATACGTTGATATTTAATAAGGGAAGGACACAGATGCAGCCAAAGGGATGTTATATACTGTACACTGGTGGTGACGCAATACTTTAAACATTACAGGATTATATCTAATGATCCTTTTGTTTATGTCACTTTTATGTCACTAAAAAACTGTTATAAACTGGAGAAGTGAGCTGAACCAACCAAACCAAGACAAGTTCTGCCAAAAACAGGGCGGAGTTGATTAATCACCATTCCGTTTTCTAAAGGATGCAGATTAAACCTACAAAAGAGGCCCAATTGAAGGGTGGGGCATACGGATTCAGCCACACCGCTTCAGATTTGCTCTCCCACTTCAATGACCTTTGCTAAAACACTGCCCAGGTAACCAGGTAAACAACCTGTGACCCTGGGCATGGTTACGGTCCCCATAAGGAAATTCTGCAGAACCAGATGGCAGCAGTACAAACTTTTCCttagaaacacaaacagaaggaaGCAGAAAGACTTCAAACGCCAGGACGTGGAGAATGAAGGTGCTCAGAACAGCGGTTACGAGTTTCCACTTGGTTGTAGGGAGACGATGAAGGTATGAAGGGCAAAAGCTGGGAGGGGATTTCCCATGAAACGGTGGGAGGGGCCCAACACCTCTAACCTCCATCACAACAGCTTAGGTATTCGCTCCGATTTTGGCCCGGTTTCTTTATTTGTGAGTCAGCGTCTGTCTGTAAGCAAATGGGCGAAGCACCAGGTGTGACTCTTTTATTCTAACTCCACAGGTATTTCAATCGAAAGAGGGGCTTGCCAACAGCGAGTGCAATTAAGGACACAGAGCATATGGGGGGGACGTGCTAACgtttgctgtaaaaaaaaaaaaggggggggggggagaaaatagAAACAGACGGCCCAGTCAATCAAATGTTATCATTGATGGACCTTGAAAAGGGACCTCAGTTTCTAGTGACTCTGTAACAACTGTTTGTCTAAACATGCATTTCTACAAAGATTAAGAGCTTAAATTCTACAAAGACTCTGCTGAATGGTTTCAAATCAACAGAACTCCATGCAGTTCACTGTCTGCTACCCTTAGGTGGCCTGCGTGGCTAAATGATTATCCACTGAGAAGCAGCAAACAACAGTAAGCCTGAATATGCAAAACAGGACAGACGTGTGACCAGCATGAAGGAGAAGTCTGTTTTATTAGTGGGAAAACTCCCCATTTCTCCCCATCTTTTAACCTGCTGTATGGGTAAAATAAGGACCGTTACATGCTACGATGACAGCTGTGGAAGCAATATTTAGAGCTAAAACTCCCTTTGCTTTACCCCACCCTGAGCCCTGGATTAGAAAAACAATTTTCAGCATCCTGTGTTGCATAAGTATGGAAGCAGTCATGCCTTCTGCCTCCTAAGTAGCTGCTGTATCCTCTTTCTTAAACTGGCAGCAAAACAATGGTATTTCTGTTCACATCACTAGGCTACACaatatttacactgtaaaaatatCAGAAAAGCACTCTGGGACACCTTAGGAAATGAATTTAGACCACACCGAAGGTTGGTGCTTTTGGAAGAAAGATATCTTGatatttaatttgtttaaagCTGCAATTTTTCAGCCATCACTAAACAGTCATGTGATTTTCAAAGCAAATTACAACTTTTTCCTTTAGTAGGACCTTCGTGGTCCTGCTTTGGGAGTGTTGAAAAGTACTTGTTTACATGCATAATGAGCCTCTCAGAGACACCGCTGCAGCATATTTTCCTCATTTATAGACATTCTGACAATGAACTGCCTTCTATCAAGCGTCTCGAGTTAATAAAGGAAGAAATAAGCCTAAACGTGGAAGGGTTAATTAAGGAGGACACACTCATGCTCACACACTGCTGATTAACTGAGAGACCAGAGGAACATGTGCCATCACAAGAGCAGAAAACCTGAGTGGTGGTCTGGCAGACGCCACCGGACCATCTGGCAGGATTAAAGATTGGACAGATCCAACAAAAATGGCAGAACTCATGAAACCATGTGTCCTGTTTGCGTGCCAGGATTTAGGTGGCAAGTCGGTGCTGGTAGAACAAAATAACAGGGCTTTGGGGCAGCAGACAAATCCAGAATTCAACGACCTCAGAGTGGAGAAAGGCAGAGATTATAGAAAATGATTACAGGCAGCTGGACTTTCAATTCTGGAATATGAGTTGCAAAACAAACTAACTTTATGTTGTATATGAACGTTAACAGAACTGATCTGTGATGCTCCGACTCTGCTCCTTTCACCATcccttaaaataaatattggtgaattagggttttttttcatggAAAAGGATAATTGCATTCATAAAGTCACTGCAAAACAGAACCTAAGTTAATTACGAAATTCCAGGAGCCGATCCACCAAACAAAACGTAAATGTCAAAAAGCCGCGCAGATCTTTGCTGCAAACTCCCATTTTCTCCTAATTCTATAGGTTGGAATGTCACGCAGAGCCAGAAAGCAGCATGTGGCCTGAAGCTGTACGTGGCCAATGGTGATGACAGTGTTTGCAATGCTGATGAAACTGCTTCTTACCACTCCAATCTGTGGTTTGCCTCAAATGGCAGGCGGCAGAGACTCTGCATTGCATCAGCATCGGCTAATCAACTCAGCGGTGGCCAGAAGATTGCCTGCGAGAGCAACTAGCTTAACGTGCAGCTGATAATTTCACCCCACGTTTGCTTTGGGTGCACATGAGTGAGGAACAGTGGAACCTCCGCATAGAAATCCTACATAAAATGTATGTCTGCTTCAACCCGTTTGTGTATCAATTTATCATTTCATACATCCCTCAGATTTCTAGAACCTTACACTAGTAATTGACATAATTGAGGTTCTTGTATTACATCTCTTTATTTCAGTTGCCAGCATTAACTACAGCCTCTTTTTCAACGAATCTTAAGACCACACAGCAACAGTCAAGGTAGGTCCAACAGTTTTTTACTActtttaaatatctttaaaagtATTGTGGGGCAACAATATGGAAGGTAAAATGCCATTTTAAACCTTACAAATGATATAGCAGGGtacaatcaataaaaacatgctAGCTAATACgctttttttatttcagaaatCACAATTAAAGGTCAGGTGAAATGCTTTCTCTCCCAGGGAGCAGACTGAGGCCAATTTCTCAGTATTACATACCGTGTATTTattctatatctatatatttacATAAACTGTACAGCTGCACACGCTTGTAACTGCCACAAGTTATTAATCTGTTCATTATTATTCCCAATGACCTTTTTCGAAATGCGCTGTCCATCGATTCCAGCTGTCTGAAAGGAAAATCCCGGCCATGCCATGCTGAGGTTGTAGAAAACATAATCCCACACTAACACAGCTACTTCCAATGTTTTGCCAAATGCCAGCTACTATAAACCTAGACTCCATCTGAACTGCAACGCAGCCAGGAGTTTGTCATCAGGTCTATATGGTTGTTTTCTAGTAAAAACAAACTCATTAGTTCACTCATAAATGTTTAATCAATGAGATAAAGTCTGAAAACCTCTCAGACATACGTTCACACACGTGAAATGGCGTGAAAGCCTCTCCTGTCAGCTGCCTGCCAGCAACAATTCCTCTTTGGCAACACGGGTGGACAGCATGAATACGGCGCTAACCTGCTAcagacacacagctcacacatcTGCTTCTTATTTGATGTACTTGGGTCTCTGTGAAGAAcaccctctctccatccctgacAATTCACTGTATACCTTTCTTCCCATCCTTCGTGTccatttgctgctgtgtgtgagaTCCTGTTGCACTCAGTCTTTACTGTGAAACTCACCAGACTAAACAAAGAAATAAGGTTGTGCAGCTGGCCAAAGATTGCTTCTACTGATAGTGTAGCATGAAAACCTAAGAAGAGGaaagatttgtgtgtgtatatatagtatatagcCTTATAGCACCAAGGGTGGTCAGAGTTTGAGACTCCAAACTGACACATCGTTGCCTCATATTCTGCAGTGTGCCTGCACAAACACCAGAGACAGACATGACAGAGTGGCACACTTGAAAGGGTGGAAAGGAAAGTGGtgaaaaagaaagcagcaacATGTACCCAGCTGGAAAGGACTGACAAAGGATTCTTTTAGTGGCGATCCTGATTGATGCTTAATGGTGTCCCGGGGCATTTTTAGACCCATGAAAGTTTAATATGCAGTTCAAAATGTGCTTCTTTTATTCCACGCGGTGATTACAGAGGCAAAGCTCAGCCtcaaaagaaatgagaaaattaGGGGTGGAAGGCTGTGCAAGGAGGGAAGGAAGCTGCCAGACATGTTAATCCAATGGCAATATTCAGCCACTGGGTAGTTTTAGTGACCTAGTGATTTCATCCTGAGGTATTTAGTCTTGATGTATGTATTATCAACAACCAATCAACCAGGTAATAAAGATGATTGACGCTTTAAAACCTCACACACGCTCATATTGGAAATACTTTATCCGAATctaaaaagcagcagttaaatGAAGTTTCTATTAAAAGGTAGTtgttaaaataaacacgttCCTTTTTTTGTCAGATGTCCACCACCAGCTACACATCATGACCATTTGTAAGGACAGAGACCGACTTGTCTCGCTCTTGTCAATAACACCTTGAACGCCTGAGCTAACACGTTAGTCGCCGTCGTTAACAGACGTTTGAAGCACCTTTCACTGTCACGCCGCAGGTTACAGGACCGACACCAGCCGGCGCCGCTATCAGTGTTAGTAGGGTTTAACAAGAGTGCCATCCTGTGGTAAAGCCAAACATCACTAACAGAACATCCCTCTGCATCTGTCCCAGCAGTAGGAAACACAAGGTGCTGTGATCAACATATCAGCAACAGAGGTCACGCTAGCCCGGGCACTCATGTGAACAGGTCCCATCCCAAGTCCCAAGTTTAGAATGGAAAGGATAAATATAGACTTTTAAGGGGTCTTCCAGGATgatattttaaaggaaaagggAATACCTCTTTCAAAAGAATCCAAAAAATCAGACATAATATGACCTCTGTCCTAACTGTGCATCCTTCAAACTACATGGTGTCCAACACAACCTGCTGTAAATTTGTTACGTGCATCCCTGTGACAAGAAATAATATAACAATTTCAATTGgtcaggaagggaaaaaaacaaattttcTGTGTCATTTCCTTCTTACCTTGTCAGGCAAAATGTGGAATTTTCCCTGCTCTTGGTGAAAGTGACAGGAAGGAACCTCAGTGTGATGTTCATCCTCCTGGCACAGGCTGACAGCTTCTTAGCCTGAAAAACAGGCACGCCAAAGTTCCATAAACAAAGCATATTCTCATTTAGTCTTTTTCTGTTACCCAACAATTATTCCAATTTAGAGCCACAGGAGGTCTGAAACTGGTCCCAGTAGTTACTGGAAGAAAGATACGtgattttcctttcctttttgaTTGAATTTTAATATCAAATACAGCCCACCAGCAACCATCAGTCAAATCAACTGTTTGCTGAACCGGGAGGCAACACAGAGGGACCGCAACTTTGTTGGAATGTTAGCTTTGTGGAAAAGTTAGgtgggatggggaggggggggggtcttttcaAGGAATAAACAGGTTTACGACACTAATCCAGTCCAAGACATCTGCCGTAATTCAATAAATCTAGCCGTGTAATTTCCAGTAATTAAACCAAAGGAAATGGAGATCATCCTCACTGGCTTCATCTAAACCTGGAAGGACAGGCCTTCTCTCTCGGGTACTCACGCAACCCCTTCATGATTTTAAATTGGCAGGGAcacaaaagcagtaaaagagATTTATCCTTCAAATTTAGGGCTACACGAGGTTAATGACAGATTAATACAATTGCAAAGGTCCAACCCAAATCCCCAAAGTCATCATGTGCCAAAGACTTTATCTCTCCGTGTGAATACACCTTGGTTTGACTGATTTGTGCGTGCTGAAGATGTCACTGCCTCCAAAAATCCCATAATAGCATGCATGACTCTAAGCTATCGTGTATCACTTGAGCATTGTCCTGTAATAACAGCACAGGTGAGAGCTGGCAGGCACACGGAGGTTACATAACAGAATGCTTGTGGTTTGGATCCACAGCACTGAGAATTGCATAACTACAACCACAAATTATATAAGCGAAGTGACAAAAGctgaaaaatatttatttttgctgaCTTCTACCAGTGTAATGATCGCGCTATTAGAGGTTGTTTAAAgatgatatatttatatatgacGTATCTGACACTGCAGCAGTGAGACAAATTACTGCTGAATCATAGTCTCTAATAACAGCAAAGGTCCATTTCAAATGCTAATTTAGGAAACATGTTCAGGCGATCACGTACTCACCTACTTGGTGCTGCTTATGGTTAAAACCCCCAACAGAACCTTTAACATACTGCTGCTGAGCATCTAAGACCTAACTGGTGAATCCTGGACTTACTTTTGAAGTGGTGCGAGGAGTTCGTACCAGATCGTCTCTGGTGGCACCGTCGGCGAACCGTCCCGTATCCTCCAAGAATCTGTAGTCTGGAACGAATGAAGAGATCAGCGCCGCACTTTCAGAAGCATCAACACCGATTGTTACGAGAAGACGCTCACCGCTGAGGAGCGCCATCTCGTCAAACTGTGAAAGGGCCACAAAAGCAGTTTTGTTTCGAATTCCGCTACAGCTGGAATCCTCTTTATGCTTCTTCACACATGGCAAGCTGCAAAACAGAATTAACAAATTTATCAGAACTATTTATCCAGACTTTGGGAAATACCGCTGTGTTCATGGAGATAATCAAATGGGGTGCACACCTGTACTTTTTCCgtacttttttaaaatgacaactcGCATTAAAACTGCTACCGAAGGTAATACGGTAATTTAAAGCCTGTGATTAACGTTCCAAAAATCTGACAGAAAAATAACTTTAATACCTTGGGATTAGCACAGAAGTACCTGTTCTCAGACACTTGCTGAGCGACAGGTATTTGGCCCCGATGAGGCGAAGCCTGCATCCATGAAGCTATCTGAAAAGAATGTTGAATAATGCCCAAACACAACAGGCAGTCATGAGGGAAAGGGGAAGACATCCCCAAGCAGCCTTTCATATGCCCTAATGATATTTTCAGGTATGACCTTCAATATGGCATTTAGTGAAGTAAAGAATATGTTCTACAGGCCACAGGTGATTTATTCCTGGCAGCGGGTCCAAATAAATGTCAATCagtaaaagcaaaaaaataaaggagTCAATCAGAAGGATCATATCCACATTCAAAGATTTTAGTTTTCTTTACCCAAATTTGGGTGGTTTTTGCTTTTCCCCAtttacaaaacagttttattagTAACATTGTTCATATTGAGGAAATATAAACTTATCATATCTTAacgaaataaaatcaatggaaCAGAAATTGACACTTTTAAGTTCACTGCGGCGAGATAAATAAGTATTTGGTTATCAACGCATACATATAACTAAtgttaaagttttatttttgtggaCTATGTAACAAAAGAGAGTCGACGCATCAGCCAAAGGTTTGTGTGGACCCCACGCTCCTGTGCTTTGGCCACTATCCAACAGACTCTATCTAAAAGGCACATATACAATGAGAAACACTGCACAGGCCAAGGCTTTTTCCTGTACTCATTCCAACATGATTTTAACTCATGTTACACAACTTCGGTGCCACAGGGAGGTTGTTTGAAAGCACCTGGAGAAGATCATCTCTGCAGAATCACAGTGCATGTCGGGCCAGAGTATTTCTTTCTTCTGTGGAATGCAAGTGTTAcaaaaccttgacattttttcTGTTTGCGATGCCTACAATATACTGGGTGTAACATCTGGCATCGAGTTAGCACAAAATTATATGCTATCCTTGACATCTTTGATATATTTATAATAGAATGaagtgtaaaaaataaaaaacaaattggGCCATTTTTTTCAAGTATATGTTATGTATATGATGtgacattttgtgtgtgtgtgtgtgtttattttgtccTGATTTGCACTGACAGTTTAACAAATTGCAAAAATCAGCTAAGAACAAGCATAAACCTGcataaacctgttttttttaatatttaatcccATCCAAATTGCCATGTGATGCACTGCTAACTAATCTACAAAGATCCACTACATTATATTCTCAGGGAATTTGTGGTTTTACAAAAGGAGGATCTTACAggtcaaaatttaaaaaataaaaagtggatACACTGTTGTATTTCAGGATATGCATTCAAAAATTTCAATGAGCGAACTGCTGACTGTCGAAACCAAGAGTTTGATTAATTGAATGATTCCATTTCATTTTGAGTGACAGTATAATCCTACCTGCAAGAATGGACCAGGCAACCAGGACATTTGTATTTAGCCTCCTGTAATCCACACACACTGCAACTGCGGGGGAGGACACACGCAAGAATTAGTGTTAAACAAATTGTAACACGATGCAGGGAAACACCCTGAACTTCCTCAAAATAAtactgcttgttttttttaatctataaaTTGACCATTTATATCAGTAGTTTGGGAACTCTAAGATGGCGATTAAATagtgactcttttttttaaggaaactTGGAAGGGTTAGGACGTTGGATTTAACCTCGTGGCTAATACTAACGCGCTCTGCTATCTGGAGTGTTTCTAGTACCATTATAACATATTTCTTTGACCCGTAATGTTTTTTGAGATACGATTCGAACCGTCGCGGAAAATCAGTAGaatgttagctgttagcattgcGTTACTAAAAAGGTGTGTAAAGATGCACATACTTGGACAAAGaaatctttctttttctgtttttcggTTCGTCCTCTTGACCGCTGTTTTCCACCGGACTCTCGGTGGTTGACATGACATCTGTGGCTGGAAAAATTATAGAGCACATGGCAGGAAAACTGCAGTAGCACGTTGGGCATATGGTTGTGGCACCGCGGTACCAAAACAAACTAACTTCCGCCGAGGACCACGGCACGTGGAGATGAGTTCCGGTTTGAAAATGCTCATTGGCGCCCCTCGGTGTCAGTCATATGAACTACAACACCTACTTCTCAAGCAATTACCGACGGCAGATGCGTGATTTGATTGACAACATGGTTAGGAAACGTCTAAATGACAAACTTTACTCTAAAGTTTAGAGTATTTCTACTCTCAAAGTAGTTGTATGACAACAATGAAAGTATGATAATGCTTGAGACTTCACCATTGTAATTTCCTTTTAAGAAACGTTCAGTATGGAATACTTACCGAAAGTAATGAATAAAAATCAAGAGAAAAAGAATTAAAGTTAGATTTAAATGCTACATAAGCtatgaaaacactttttaatGCAAAAAGAAGTATTTTACAATAGTTTTATAAAGCAAAGTTTTCCCGGTATTTactttttctttacttttcatCTATTAATTATACATGATTATTTAATAGTTTAGTGATTCTGAGCCATTTGAGCATTTTCCATCCATTTTTTGCTCATCTGACACAGGATGAATGGAGATTTATCCAGCACCAACTGGGCAAGGGCTGATTACAGCCAATTACTTAGCCTTGGAAAGAACAAATACAGCACtaaacaaaacagacacaatgAGCACATTCCAATCCCGGACGCAGTGCTA
Coding sequences within it:
- the znhit6 gene encoding box C/D snoRNA protein 1; this encodes MCSIIFPATDVMSTTESPVENSGQEDEPKNRKRKISLSNCSVCGLQEAKYKCPGCLVHSCSLPCVKKHKEDSSCSGIRNKTAFVALSQFDEMALLSDYRFLEDTGRFADGATRDDLVRTPRTTSKAKKLSACARRMNITLRFLPVTFTKSRENSTFCLTREKIFLWHLKLVFPQSNTEFSQRRVSDKKTLEQILTPYIHPTESDPVTRQKLKIYVQAPVDHVKVFMKAEGRKANSVRYHELDIQKTLRDNLSYKTLIEYPVLHVVLREQWKEYPLKGPACSSFAAKNKGVDQKTGDAVTSTTGAADICLGNQMTSPEPEPPERKRAKRDDEEEEEGEIVDSSEEEDEGVAGENPACDVEAADG